The Coffea arabica cultivar ET-39 chromosome 8e, Coffea Arabica ET-39 HiFi, whole genome shotgun sequence genome window below encodes:
- the LOC113704520 gene encoding uncharacterized protein yields the protein MDAGSGSNSQCSPGGAFNSEESASQPQGHRQKTDIAWGYVSEDRNAQGRKTMTCTYCFKVFHGGGIHRMKQHLAGVMGSVTSCSHVDPAVRLAILTSLQENDKKSKGKRGDFGVENPFGQPVHEFVGDEVQAVPPPRVREISMNEAGTSLGRGKRKTTAPTGIHAFFKGGRDSSQPTIKACLQSKNKWQNTDMAIALWFYDACIPINAVNSPFFQKAIDQIASMGHGYQAPSYHSLRVTLLRDAKKDVQLVVDSFRNTWAETGCTIMGDGWKDSRQRPLINFLVYCPKGISFIKSIDASDIVTNAENLCNLFVEIVEMVGSKNVVHLVTDNASNYKAAGTLLNERYPTICWSSCAAHCINLILKDIGEMGTVKSLVSLASTVTVFVYNHKYVLNWLRKTDGWKEIIRPGETRFATTFIALKSLHDHKDSLQALVTSGDYKKFLKMNKGKEVKQIVLDDRFWNNCLITMRIMGPIIRLLRVCDTDERPSLGYVYEGMFRAIIGIKKLFRNNERLYKPYIDIINDRWDRMLRKNLHATAYFLNPAFQYDTATFSTHPEITNGLLDYIESNVDWCKNWWKLFGCGAPNLQKLAIRVLSQTASSSGCERNWSVFERIHTKKRNRLEHQRLNDLVYVHYNLRLQDRHNQQKRSYDPVDYESIDKTEFWVVEEEQEGELGYEELEEELEEPPIHGQCSNSEQLEDDEDEAEDVDLETFQRRNFFNDEDDDWH from the exons ATGGATGCTGGCAGCGGTAGTAACTCACAATGTTCCCCAGGGGGAGCATTCAATAGTGAGGAATCTGCAAGTCAACCCCAAGGTCATAGGCAGAAGACGGATATAGCATGGGGATATGTTTCTGAGGACAGAAATGCACAAGGAAGGAAAACCATGACATGCACTTACTGTTTTAAAGTATTTCATGGGGGTGGCATCCACCGAATGAAGCAACACTTAGCAGGAGTGATGGGCAGTGTTACTTCATGTTCACATGTTGATCCAGCAGTGAGGCTTGCAATATTAACATCTTTGCAAGAGAATGATAAAAAATCTAAAGGAAAAAGAGGAGATTTTGGGGTCGAAAATCCTTTTGGTCAACCAGTGCACGAATTTGTTGGTGATGAAGTGCAAGCGGTTCCACCTCCTCGAGTAAGGGAAATTTCAATGAATGAGGCTGGTACATCATTAGGtagaggaaagagaaaaaccACTGCTCCTACAGGTATTCATGCTTTCTTTAAGGGTGGACGTGATAGTTCTCAACCTACTATCAAAGCTTGTTTGCAAAGTAAGAATAAATGGCAAAATACTGATATGGCCATTGCTCTTTGGTTCTATGATGCATGTATTCCGATTAATGCTGTTAAttctccattttttcaaaaagctATCGATCAAATAGCATCAATGGGTCATGGTTATCAAGCTCCATCTTATCATTCCTTGCGTGTCACTTTGTTGCGAGATGCTAAGAAAGATGTGCAGTTAGTTGTTGATTCATTTCGAAATACTTGGGCTGAAACTGGATGCACTATAATGGGTGATGGATGGAAAGATAGTAGACAAAGACCATTGATCAATTTTCTGGTTTATTGTCCTAAGGGTATATCTTTTATTAAGTCTATAGATGCATCGGATATTGTGACAAATGCAGAGAATTTGTGCAATCTGTTTGTTGAAATTGTTGAGATGGTTGGTTCCAAAAATGTGGTGCATTTAGTCACTGATAATGCTAGCAATTATAAGGCTGCTGGAACtttattaaatgaaagataTCCAACTATTTGCTGGTCTTCATGTGCTGCCCATTGTatcaatttgattttgaaagaTATTGGTGAAATGGGTACTGTTAAATCTCTAGTATCTCTTGCTTCTACAGTAACTGTTTTTGTGTATAATCATAAATATGTTCTGAATTGGTTGAGAAAAACTGATGGGTGGAAGGAGATTATTCGTCCCGGGGAAACTCGATTTGCCACCACTTTTATTGCACTAAAGAGCTTACATGATCACAAAGACAGCTTACAAGCTTTAGTCACTAGTGGAGATTACAAAAAGTTCTTGAAAATGAACAAAGGAAAAGAGGTCAAACAAATTGTTTTGGATGATAGATTTTGGAATAATTGTTTGATTACGATGAGAATAATGGGTCCTATTATTCGGTTGTTGAGAGTTTGTGACACTGATGAAAGGCCTTCTTTGGGGTATGTGTATGAAGGTATGTTTAGAGCAATTATTGGAATCAAGAAGTTGTTCAGGAATAATGAAAGGCTATATAAGCCTTACATTGATATCATCAATGACCGATGGGATAGGATGTTGAGGAAAAATTTGCATGCTACGGCATATTTTTTAAATCCCGCTTTTCAATATGACACTGCCACATTCTCTACACATCCAGAAATTACAAATGGTTTGTTGGATTACATAGAATCAAATGTGGATTGGTGCA AGAATTGGTGGAAACTCTTTGGTTGTGGTGCTCCCAACTTACAAAAACTTGCAATTCGGGTTTTGAGTCAAACAGCTTCTTCTTCAGGATGTGAGCGTAATTGGAGTGTTTTTGAACGTATTCATACTAAGAAAAGGAATAGGTTGGAGCATCAAAGGCTCAATGATCTTGTATATGTGCATTACAATTTGCGTTTGCAAGATAG GCATAATCAGCAAAAGAGATCGTATGATCCCGTTGATTATGAGTCAATTGATAAAACAGAATTTTGGGTGGTTGAAGAAGAACAAGAAGGGGAGCTTGGTTATGAGGAGTTAGAGGAAGAGCTTGAAGAACCTCCAATTCATGGTCAATGTTCAAATTCTGAACAACTTGAAG atgatgaagatgaagcagAAGATGTTGACTTAGAAACATTTCAGCGTCGAAACTTTtttaatgatgaagatgatgattggCATTAA